A window of Acidobacteriota bacterium contains these coding sequences:
- a CDS encoding class I tRNA ligase family protein, whose translation EPVTRLVTQGMVLKGGSAMSKSKGNVVDPDDMVGKYGADVTRLFILFAAPPEKDLEWSDTGVDGLDRFARRAHRLVEHHGPALSAASRAFASGSAQAMTGLSDPFVELRRRTHDTIARVTEGIDRRLHLNTAISSLMELTNAIYLAAPPPEGAVAAKEIQPADLPALREAIEALVLLLAPFAPHLAEECWSLLGETSLVALEAWPAADAELRRASEVEVAVQVNGKLRGRVSVAASAGETEVVRAAKADPKLASHLAGSVVRTVYVPGKLLNVVVRADQGA comes from the coding sequence CGAGCCCGTCACGCGCCTCGTGACGCAGGGGATGGTCCTCAAGGGCGGGTCGGCGATGTCGAAATCGAAGGGGAACGTCGTCGACCCCGACGACATGGTGGGGAAATACGGCGCCGACGTGACGCGCCTCTTCATCCTCTTTGCCGCCCCGCCGGAGAAGGACCTCGAGTGGAGCGACACCGGCGTGGACGGCCTCGACCGGTTTGCGCGGAGGGCTCATCGACTTGTCGAGCACCACGGCCCCGCCCTGAGCGCCGCGTCCCGTGCCTTCGCGTCCGGCTCGGCGCAGGCGATGACGGGCTTGAGCGACCCCTTCGTGGAGCTCCGGCGCCGCACGCACGACACGATCGCCCGCGTGACCGAGGGGATCGATCGCCGGCTGCATCTCAACACCGCCATCTCGTCGCTGATGGAGCTGACGAACGCCATCTACCTCGCGGCGCCTCCCCCCGAGGGGGCGGTCGCCGCGAAGGAGATCCAGCCTGCCGATCTCCCCGCGCTCCGCGAGGCGATCGAGGCGCTCGTCCTCCTCCTCGCCCCCTTCGCGCCTCACCTGGCCGAGGAGTGCTGGTCGCTCCTCGGGGAGACCTCCCTCGTCGCCCTCGAGGCATGGCCGGCCGCGGACGCGGAGCTGCGCCGGGCTTCCGAGGTCGAGGTCGCCGTCCAGGTGAACGGGAAGCTCCGCGGGCGCGTCTCGGTCGCGGCGTCGGCGGGGGAGACCGAGGTGGTCCGCGCCGCGAAGGCCGACCCGAAGCTCGCCTCGCATCTGGCGGGTTCGGTGGTCAGGACGGTCTACGTCCCGGGGAAGCTCCTCAACGTGGTCGTCCGCGCGGACCAGGGGGCCTGA
- a CDS encoding LptE family protein — MVRGLRAAARGIAVALALAAAPACGYRLAGHNQLLPPSVKTIGILPFGNETRRAEVDQRITEQVTQTFISRGGYRTVSTAEGADAVLKGQVTGYDVNPVNVGRDGRATVYEVIVSANVELKDASSEKVYFRSDHFVFKRQYGVSRSATQFIDAEIVAINEVAHDFAESVVTSILEGF; from the coding sequence ATGGTGAGAGGCCTTCGCGCCGCGGCCCGCGGGATCGCCGTCGCGCTCGCGCTGGCCGCGGCCCCCGCGTGCGGCTACCGGCTCGCCGGCCACAACCAGCTGCTCCCGCCGTCGGTGAAGACGATCGGCATCCTCCCCTTCGGGAACGAGACGCGGCGGGCGGAGGTCGATCAGAGGATCACCGAGCAGGTCACGCAGACCTTCATCTCGCGCGGAGGCTACCGCACCGTGTCGACGGCTGAAGGGGCCGACGCCGTGCTGAAGGGGCAGGTCACCGGCTATGACGTCAACCCCGTCAACGTCGGCCGCGACGGGCGCGCGACCGTCTACGAGGTCATCGTCTCGGCGAACGTCGAGCTGAAGGACGCCTCCTCCGAGAAGGTCTACTTTCGCAGCGATCACTTCGTGTTCAAGCGGCAGTACGGCGTCTCGCGGAGCGCGACGCAGTTCATCGACGCGGAGATCGTGGCCATCAACGAGGTCGCGCACGATTTCGCGGAATCGGTCGTGACGTCGATCCTCGAGGGATTCTGA
- the holA gene encoding DNA polymerase III subunit delta, translated as MAASSRSDALTPEELERALGAGPPAAIYFVAGEEGVLRDRVTAALRARLIAPGFEAFNYRNLSPGGLDAAALADEMRNLPMGGGRRLVVISPADSLTKEQLKGLAEYAGDPSPSTCLVIAAFDPKETVRKAFDGATKIDVSSPWEDKVPAYLEAEAKRLGVTLTRDAGLLLASMCGRDLSRAVAELRKAAGSAGAKGRVDAALVGLLAGGGEAGDVFKVTSALTRGDAAGAASAARRYLETEERGELRVLYECAGHLRRLLQARALVESGTPAREAAKAVRVFWKDADAFAAALPRWSEERIAAAFRRLLAADRSIKRGADDGAGVIESYLWETLRPAGGTTAPSQRERTSARG; from the coding sequence ATGGCCGCCTCCTCGCGGAGCGACGCGCTCACCCCCGAGGAGCTGGAGAGGGCGCTTGGCGCAGGTCCCCCCGCCGCGATCTACTTCGTTGCGGGAGAGGAAGGGGTCCTGCGCGATCGGGTGACCGCGGCCCTCAGGGCGCGCCTCATCGCCCCGGGCTTCGAGGCCTTCAATTACCGGAACCTTTCGCCGGGCGGCCTCGACGCCGCCGCGCTGGCCGACGAGATGCGGAACCTCCCCATGGGCGGCGGCCGCCGGCTCGTCGTGATATCGCCCGCCGACTCGCTGACGAAAGAGCAGCTGAAGGGCCTCGCGGAGTACGCGGGCGATCCGTCCCCTTCGACCTGCCTCGTGATCGCGGCGTTCGATCCGAAGGAGACGGTCCGCAAGGCCTTCGACGGGGCGACGAAAATCGACGTCTCCTCCCCGTGGGAGGACAAGGTCCCCGCATACCTCGAGGCGGAGGCGAAGCGCCTCGGGGTGACGCTGACGCGCGACGCCGGGCTCCTCCTCGCGTCCATGTGCGGTCGGGATCTGAGCCGTGCGGTGGCCGAGCTGCGGAAGGCCGCGGGGTCGGCGGGGGCGAAGGGGCGCGTCGACGCGGCGCTCGTCGGCCTCCTAGCAGGGGGCGGCGAGGCGGGGGACGTCTTCAAGGTCACCTCCGCCCTGACGCGGGGGGACGCCGCCGGGGCGGCCTCCGCGGCGCGGCGGTACCTCGAGACCGAGGAGAGGGGGGAGCTGCGCGTTCTCTACGAGTGCGCGGGCCACCTGAGGCGGCTGCTCCAGGCGAGGGCGCTCGTCGAGTCGGGGACGCCGGCGCGCGAGGCCGCGAAGGCGGTGAGGGTCTTCTGGAAAGATGCGGACGCCTTCGCCGCGGCACTGCCGCGGTGGAGCGAGGAGAGAATCGCGGCCGCGTTCAGGCGCCTCCTCGCGGCCGACCGGTCCATCAAGCGGGGAGCCGACGACGGCGCCGGGGTGATCGAGTCGTACCTGTGGGAGACGCTGAGGCCCGCGGGCGGGACGACCGCCCCTTCGCAGCGGGAAAGGACGAGCGCGAGAGGATGA
- the guaA gene encoding glutamine-hydrolyzing GMP synthase yields the protein MSGRAHEIVVILDYGSQYTQLIARRVREQKVFCEILPFSAKLEEIAGRRPAGIILSGGPDSVYAVDAPALDPGVLDLKAPVLGICYGMQLLAHALGGEVVGAGRREYGHAEIVNGNPGKLLAGLAPREQVWMSHGDETRRAPAGFTVTATTNTGGIAGFEDLSRSIFAIGFHPEVVHTPRGVDILRNFLFSICGCQGDWTMRGFAEEAVSRLREQIGERGRVLCGLSGGVDSSVAALLIHRAIGDRLVSLFIDTGLLRKNEAEGVLARFRDRFKLPVRHRDAGARFLEGLEGVTDPEAKRRIIGETFVRVFEDEAKSAAGGGAPFEFLGQGTLYPDLIESRSVKGPSVTIKTHHNVGGLPEKMSLKLVEPLRDLFKDEVRALGRELGLDEDLVRRHPFPGPGLAVRILGEITAPRVALLKEADAIFIDEIRRAGLYDGIAQAFAVLLPVKSVGVMGDLRTYENVLALRAVETTDFMTAEWSRLPYDLLARASSRIVNEIRGINRVVYDVSSKPPSTIEWE from the coding sequence ATGAGCGGAAGGGCGCACGAAATCGTCGTCATCCTGGACTACGGATCGCAGTACACGCAGCTCATCGCGCGGCGCGTCCGCGAGCAGAAGGTCTTCTGCGAGATCCTCCCGTTCAGCGCGAAGCTCGAGGAGATCGCCGGCCGGCGCCCGGCGGGGATCATCCTCTCGGGGGGGCCGGACAGCGTCTACGCCGTGGACGCCCCGGCCCTCGACCCCGGGGTCCTCGACCTGAAGGCGCCGGTCCTCGGGATCTGCTACGGGATGCAGCTCCTCGCGCACGCCCTCGGCGGCGAGGTGGTCGGCGCCGGCCGCCGCGAGTACGGCCACGCCGAAATCGTCAACGGCAATCCCGGCAAGCTCCTCGCCGGGCTCGCCCCGCGCGAGCAGGTCTGGATGAGCCACGGCGACGAGACGCGGCGCGCCCCGGCGGGGTTCACCGTCACCGCGACCACAAACACCGGCGGGATCGCCGGGTTCGAGGATCTCTCACGGTCCATCTTCGCGATCGGTTTCCACCCCGAGGTCGTGCACACGCCGCGCGGCGTCGACATTCTGAGGAATTTCCTGTTCTCCATCTGCGGCTGCCAGGGGGACTGGACGATGCGCGGCTTCGCCGAGGAGGCGGTCTCGCGCCTGAGGGAGCAGATCGGCGAGAGGGGGCGCGTCCTCTGCGGGCTGAGCGGCGGCGTCGATTCCTCCGTGGCCGCCCTTCTCATCCACCGCGCGATCGGCGATCGGCTGGTGAGCCTCTTCATCGACACGGGGCTCCTCCGGAAGAACGAGGCCGAGGGTGTCCTCGCCCGGTTCCGCGACCGGTTCAAGCTCCCCGTGCGGCACCGCGACGCGGGGGCGCGCTTCCTCGAGGGGCTCGAGGGGGTGACGGACCCGGAGGCGAAGCGCCGGATCATCGGCGAGACGTTCGTGCGGGTCTTCGAGGACGAGGCGAAGTCGGCGGCGGGAGGGGGCGCCCCCTTCGAGTTCCTGGGGCAGGGGACGCTCTACCCCGACCTCATCGAGTCGCGGTCGGTGAAGGGCCCGTCGGTCACGATCAAGACGCACCACAACGTCGGCGGCCTTCCCGAGAAGATGTCCCTGAAACTCGTCGAGCCGCTGCGGGACCTCTTCAAGGACGAGGTCCGCGCGCTCGGCCGCGAGCTGGGCCTCGACGAGGATCTGGTGAGGCGGCATCCCTTCCCCGGGCCCGGCCTCGCCGTGCGCATCCTCGGCGAGATCACCGCGCCGCGCGTCGCGCTCCTGAAGGAGGCCGACGCGATATTCATCGACGAGATCCGGAGGGCGGGGCTGTACGATGGGATCGCGCAGGCCTTCGCGGTCCTCCTTCCCGTGAAGAGCGTGGGGGTGATGGGAGATCTCAGGACGTACGAGAACGTGCTCGCCCTCAGGGCCGTCGAGACGACGGATTTCATGACGGCCGAGTGGTCGCGCCTCCCGTACGATCTCCTCGCCCGCGCGAGCAGCCGCATCGTGAACGAGATCCGCGGGATCAACCGCGTCGTCTACGACGTCAGCAGCAAGCCGCCGTCGACCATCGAGTGGGAGTGA
- the dnaE gene encoding DNA polymerase III subunit alpha, whose product MAKPSFVHLHNHSQYSLLDGASQLEDILDRAVEFGMPAVAVTDHGNLFGAVKFHDLAAARGVKPILGCEAYLAPAGRRDKSTQAEGTQREQKKPYYHLILLAENAKGWANLIQLASIAYTEGFYYKPRIDREILAAHAEGLIGTSACLGGEVAQLLLADRLKDAESAAGTYQEIFGKGNFYLEIQEHGLPEQRKIAPALVAMSKKLSIPLVATNDCHFLTRDDHDAHDVLICIQTGRTVNDASRMLYTYEHYLKSPAEMAEAFRELPEAIANTLRIAERCDVKIAKGQYHLPSFEVPAGYDLEGYFREVVHAGYARRRVRWNELEAAGALRVPMDVYEKRLESEIGMICRMNFPAYFLIVWDFIRYARENNVPVGPGRGSAAGSLVAYCLGITDIDPLPYNLIFERFLNPERVSMPDIDIDFCMRKRGQVIDYVTRKYGRDRVAQIITFGTMAARAVIRDAGRGLDIAYGEVDRIAKLVPAELDATLDKALATVPQLREAYEKDPKIKRLIDVGRRLEGLTRHASTHAAGVVISPAPITEFAPLYQANEGEITTQFAKDEIERIGLLKMDFLGLKTLTLIEDLLDRLQLESGARTDLERLPLDDGETYKLFSEARTSGVFQFESAGMKDILARLKPTRFEDLIALNALYRPGPIKGGLIDDFIKRRHGKITVSYPHAILEPILKDTYGVIVYQEQVMQIASAMAGYTLGEADILRRAMGKKKKEAMAAERTKFVEGAKKRKVPDRVAGEVFDLMEHFAAYGFNASHSAAYALIAYRTAYLKAHHPRQFMAALLSIEKETTDNVAKYVQECREMGIHVLTPDINESQADFAVEGEGIRYGLAAIKKVGESAVESILAGRARVGRYVSLTQLAGEVDTRLVNKGVVEALVKAGSFDGFGATRARLVSAIDAAMDGAQRQARARASGQNSLFGGEEGASPVLRDVFPSEVEEWPERDRLSKEREALGFYLTGHPLTRYLEELEGVTTHTTGSLHAAPAGAEVSLGGMVSGLSRKKTRKGDTMAIFSLEDIEGAVEVIVFPDLYARSQAIFMEEIPILVSGKAEADETRVRVIASEMIALSQARASRTGSVHLRVPVGGVTEETVARLKGLLEGNRGECPVYLELTQPGAFALTLKTDAAWSTNPSRQVVTSIEEILGPGSVKLKSRTVRPAGARRSTGSRAS is encoded by the coding sequence GTGGCCAAGCCCTCTTTCGTGCATCTCCACAACCACTCGCAGTACTCGCTCCTCGACGGCGCCAGCCAGCTCGAGGACATCCTGGACAGGGCCGTCGAGTTCGGCATGCCCGCGGTCGCGGTGACCGACCACGGAAACCTCTTCGGTGCGGTGAAGTTCCACGACCTGGCGGCCGCGCGCGGCGTGAAGCCGATCCTCGGGTGCGAGGCGTACCTCGCCCCCGCCGGCCGGAGGGATAAATCGACCCAGGCCGAGGGGACGCAGAGGGAGCAGAAGAAGCCCTACTACCACCTCATCCTCCTCGCGGAGAACGCGAAGGGGTGGGCCAACCTGATCCAGCTCGCGTCGATCGCCTACACCGAGGGGTTCTACTACAAGCCGCGCATCGATCGCGAGATCCTGGCGGCGCACGCGGAGGGGCTCATCGGCACGAGCGCCTGCCTCGGCGGCGAGGTGGCGCAGCTCCTCCTCGCGGACCGCCTGAAGGACGCGGAGAGCGCGGCCGGGACGTACCAGGAGATCTTCGGGAAGGGGAACTTCTACCTCGAGATCCAGGAGCACGGGCTCCCCGAGCAGCGGAAGATCGCGCCGGCCCTCGTCGCGATGTCGAAGAAGCTCTCGATCCCGCTCGTCGCCACGAACGACTGCCACTTCCTGACGCGCGACGATCACGACGCCCACGACGTCCTCATCTGCATCCAGACCGGCAGGACCGTCAACGACGCGTCGAGGATGCTCTACACGTACGAGCACTATCTCAAGTCGCCCGCCGAGATGGCCGAGGCGTTCCGCGAGCTTCCCGAGGCGATCGCCAATACCCTCCGGATCGCCGAGCGCTGCGACGTGAAGATCGCGAAAGGGCAGTACCACCTCCCCAGCTTCGAGGTCCCGGCCGGCTACGACCTCGAGGGGTACTTCCGCGAGGTGGTCCACGCGGGGTACGCGCGGCGGCGCGTCCGGTGGAACGAGCTGGAGGCGGCCGGAGCGCTCCGCGTCCCCATGGACGTGTACGAGAAGCGCCTCGAGAGCGAGATCGGGATGATCTGCCGGATGAACTTTCCCGCGTACTTCCTGATCGTGTGGGACTTCATCCGCTACGCGCGCGAGAACAACGTCCCCGTCGGCCCCGGGCGAGGCTCCGCGGCCGGGAGCCTCGTCGCGTACTGCCTCGGGATCACCGACATCGACCCCCTCCCGTACAACCTGATCTTCGAGCGGTTCTTGAACCCCGAGCGCGTGTCGATGCCCGACATCGACATCGACTTCTGCATGAGGAAGCGGGGCCAGGTGATCGACTACGTGACCCGCAAGTACGGGCGCGATCGCGTGGCGCAGATCATCACGTTCGGGACGATGGCCGCGCGCGCGGTCATCCGCGACGCCGGGCGCGGCCTCGACATCGCCTACGGCGAGGTGGATCGGATCGCCAAGCTCGTGCCGGCCGAGCTCGACGCGACGCTCGACAAGGCGCTCGCCACGGTGCCGCAGCTCCGGGAGGCGTACGAGAAGGACCCGAAGATCAAGCGCCTGATCGACGTCGGCCGCCGCCTCGAGGGGCTGACGCGCCACGCCTCGACGCACGCCGCCGGCGTCGTCATCTCCCCCGCCCCGATCACGGAGTTCGCCCCCCTCTACCAGGCGAACGAAGGGGAGATCACGACCCAGTTCGCCAAGGACGAGATCGAGCGCATCGGCCTCCTCAAGATGGACTTCCTCGGGCTCAAGACGCTCACGCTCATCGAGGACCTGCTCGATCGCCTGCAGCTCGAGAGCGGCGCGCGCACCGATCTCGAGCGCCTCCCGCTCGACGACGGAGAGACGTACAAGTTGTTTTCGGAAGCAAGGACGAGCGGCGTCTTCCAGTTCGAGTCGGCGGGGATGAAGGACATCCTCGCGCGGTTGAAGCCGACGCGCTTCGAGGATCTGATCGCCCTCAACGCGCTCTACCGGCCGGGGCCGATCAAGGGCGGCCTGATCGACGACTTCATCAAGCGGCGCCACGGCAAGATCACCGTGAGCTACCCGCACGCCATCCTCGAGCCGATCCTGAAGGACACGTACGGCGTCATCGTCTACCAGGAGCAGGTCATGCAGATCGCCTCCGCGATGGCCGGCTACACCCTCGGCGAGGCCGACATCCTGAGGCGCGCGATGGGCAAGAAGAAGAAGGAGGCGATGGCCGCCGAGCGCACCAAGTTCGTCGAGGGGGCCAAGAAGAGGAAGGTCCCCGACAGGGTGGCCGGGGAGGTCTTCGATCTCATGGAGCACTTCGCCGCGTACGGCTTCAACGCGAGCCACAGCGCCGCCTACGCCCTCATCGCGTACCGCACCGCCTACCTCAAGGCCCATCACCCGCGGCAGTTCATGGCGGCGCTCCTCTCGATAGAGAAGGAGACGACCGACAACGTCGCGAAGTACGTCCAGGAGTGCCGGGAGATGGGGATCCACGTCCTCACGCCCGACATCAACGAGAGCCAGGCCGATTTCGCGGTGGAAGGGGAGGGGATCCGCTACGGCCTCGCCGCGATCAAGAAGGTGGGGGAGTCGGCGGTCGAGTCGATCCTGGCCGGGCGCGCCCGCGTGGGCCGCTACGTCTCCCTGACCCAGCTCGCCGGCGAGGTGGACACGCGCCTCGTGAACAAGGGGGTCGTCGAGGCGCTCGTGAAGGCGGGGTCGTTCGACGGCTTCGGCGCTACCCGCGCCCGGCTCGTTTCCGCGATCGACGCGGCCATGGACGGCGCGCAGCGCCAGGCGAGGGCGAGGGCGAGCGGGCAGAACAGCCTCTTCGGCGGCGAGGAGGGGGCGTCGCCCGTCCTCCGCGACGTCTTCCCGTCCGAAGTGGAGGAGTGGCCCGAGCGCGACCGCCTCTCGAAGGAGCGCGAGGCGCTCGGCTTCTACCTCACGGGGCACCCGCTCACCCGTTACCTCGAGGAGCTCGAGGGGGTGACGACGCACACGACGGGCTCGCTCCACGCCGCGCCGGCCGGGGCGGAGGTCTCGCTCGGCGGAATGGTCTCGGGGCTGAGCCGGAAGAAGACCCGGAAGGGGGACACCATGGCGATCTTCAGCCTCGAGGACATCGAGGGGGCGGTCGAGGTCATCGTCTTCCCGGATCTCTACGCGCGCTCCCAGGCGATCTTCATGGAGGAGATCCCGATCCTCGTGAGCGGAAAGGCGGAGGCGGACGAGACCCGCGTGCGGGTCATCGCGAGCGAGATGATCGCGCTCTCCCAGGCGAGGGCGAGCCGGACGGGGAGCGTGCACCTCCGGGTTCCCGTCGGCGGCGTCACCGAGGAGACGGTCGCCCGGCTCAAGGGCCTCCTCGAGGGAAACCGCGGCGAGTGCCCGGTCTACCTCGAGCTGACGCAGCCGGGAGCCTTCGCGCTGACGCTCAAGACGGACGCCGCGTGGTCGACGAACCCGAGCCGGCAGGTGGTGACCTCGATCGAGGAGATCCTCGGCCCTGGCAGTGTGAAGCTCAAGAGCCGGACGGTGAGGCCTGCGGGCGCCCGGCGCTCCACGGGGTCACGGGCTTCCTGA
- a CDS encoding glycosyltransferase family 4 protein has product MTREIRLVVFNRIGLARPTANFVNTLNTCAELARAGVDVTIYGDLCGTQPEQVLSAFGVEPMPNLQLLHTTWGFHAASAPLAAPGLLRAEPSAANVALFSEVRGYAPALMRASRRRGFATIFEAHNPAGRIAWEDAARCRPARRSAVRHAMTREALEREILSLCDAVVVPNPRTLEMIRPLVGPRVPLVLLPNGTRVVRSAPGSVKDIDVLYAGSLKPWKGVETVIQAVARLAPYQLTVLGGRDGSEREELRNLARSLGCAERITFHPGVPPAQVRSFYERARVGLVPLASRFIEAREYTCPVKLMEMMGAGLAIVAARLPSIEEFVHDGVEVLLAASDDPRDWASAILRLLEQPGIADRLSGAAREKAVRFTYERRASTLAKTIASVPRSSPPNPGPCPPPRVRKPVTPWSAGRPQASPSGS; this is encoded by the coding sequence ATGACCCGGGAGATCCGCCTCGTCGTCTTCAACCGGATCGGCCTGGCACGCCCGACGGCGAACTTCGTCAACACGCTCAACACGTGCGCCGAGCTCGCGCGCGCCGGCGTGGACGTGACGATCTACGGCGACCTGTGCGGCACGCAGCCGGAGCAAGTTCTCTCCGCGTTCGGTGTCGAGCCGATGCCGAATCTCCAGCTGCTTCACACCACCTGGGGGTTCCACGCCGCCTCGGCCCCTCTGGCTGCCCCCGGACTCCTGCGCGCGGAGCCGTCCGCGGCGAACGTGGCCCTCTTCAGCGAGGTCAGGGGGTACGCTCCCGCGCTGATGCGGGCCTCGAGGCGGCGAGGCTTCGCGACGATCTTCGAGGCGCACAACCCGGCGGGAAGGATCGCCTGGGAGGACGCGGCACGATGCCGCCCCGCCCGCCGGTCGGCGGTCAGGCACGCGATGACGCGAGAGGCGCTCGAAAGGGAAATCCTGTCTCTCTGCGACGCCGTCGTCGTTCCAAACCCCCGAACACTGGAGATGATTCGCCCACTGGTCGGGCCTCGGGTGCCTCTGGTGCTCCTGCCGAATGGAACGCGCGTGGTGCGATCCGCCCCCGGGAGCGTGAAGGACATCGACGTTCTCTACGCGGGCTCGCTGAAGCCATGGAAGGGCGTGGAAACGGTCATTCAGGCCGTCGCCCGGCTCGCGCCCTACCAGCTCACCGTGCTCGGAGGCCGCGACGGCTCCGAGCGCGAGGAATTGAGGAATCTGGCCAGGAGCCTCGGCTGCGCGGAGCGGATCACTTTCCACCCCGGGGTCCCCCCGGCGCAGGTGCGGTCCTTTTACGAGCGGGCGAGGGTCGGCCTCGTCCCTCTCGCCTCGCGCTTCATCGAGGCGCGCGAGTACACCTGCCCCGTGAAGCTCATGGAGATGATGGGGGCGGGTCTGGCCATCGTCGCCGCGCGACTGCCGTCCATCGAGGAGTTCGTCCACGACGGCGTCGAGGTCCTCCTGGCCGCAAGCGACGATCCGCGCGATTGGGCCTCGGCGATTCTCCGTCTGCTGGAGCAGCCCGGGATTGCCGATCGGCTCAGCGGCGCCGCTCGCGAAAAGGCCGTCAGGTTCACCTACGAGCGGCGCGCGTCGACGCTCGCCAAGACGATCGCGAGTGTCCCGCGATCCAGCCCGCCGAACCCTGGGCCGTGTCCCCCGCCCCGGGTCAGGAAGCCCGTGACCCCGTGGAGCGCCGGGCGCCCGCAGGCCTCACCGTCCGGCTCTTGA
- a CDS encoding methionine adenosyltransferase, with protein sequence MGKSGKRLFTSESVTEGHPDKIADQISDSIVDAVLKDDPNGRVACECLLTTGLALIAGEITTNTYVEFMDIVRETIREVGYTDASFGFDYETCSVLSSIRPQSPDIAMGVDTGGAGDQGLMFGFACNETDALMPLPIMLAHALTKKLSTTRRTGELKWLRPDGKSQVTVQYEGDKPIRVEAVVVSTQHADDVTTEHLREEILAKIIKPVIPASLFDKGTKFHINPTGRFVKGGPHADTGLTGRKLIVDTYGGVGSHGGGAFSGKDPSKVDRSASYMARYIAKNVVASGVADRCEVQIAYAIGVADPVSLMIDTYGTAKVAEEKIEVAVRKVFPLRPRDIIKHLQLLRPIYRKTAAFGHFGRTEPEFTWEKTDLASALKKEASA encoded by the coding sequence ATGGGTAAGAGCGGTAAGCGTCTGTTCACGTCGGAGTCCGTCACGGAGGGGCACCCCGACAAGATCGCGGATCAGATCTCCGATTCCATCGTGGACGCCGTCCTCAAGGACGACCCGAACGGCCGCGTGGCGTGCGAGTGCCTGCTGACCACCGGACTGGCGCTGATCGCCGGCGAGATCACGACCAACACCTACGTCGAGTTCATGGACATCGTGCGCGAGACGATCCGCGAGGTCGGGTACACCGACGCGAGCTTCGGCTTCGACTACGAGACGTGCTCGGTGCTCTCGTCGATCCGGCCGCAGTCGCCGGACATCGCGATGGGCGTCGACACGGGCGGCGCGGGGGATCAGGGGCTGATGTTCGGCTTCGCCTGCAACGAGACGGACGCGCTGATGCCCCTTCCCATCATGCTCGCTCACGCCCTCACGAAGAAGCTCTCGACGACGCGCCGGACGGGAGAGCTCAAGTGGCTGCGCCCGGACGGGAAGAGCCAGGTCACCGTGCAGTACGAGGGGGACAAGCCCATCCGCGTCGAGGCGGTGGTCGTGTCGACCCAGCACGCGGACGACGTGACGACCGAGCACCTGCGCGAGGAGATCCTGGCGAAGATCATCAAGCCCGTGATCCCGGCGAGCCTGTTCGACAAGGGGACGAAGTTCCACATCAACCCGACGGGCCGCTTCGTGAAGGGGGGGCCGCACGCCGACACCGGCCTCACCGGCCGGAAGCTCATCGTCGACACCTACGGGGGCGTCGGCAGCCACGGCGGCGGCGCCTTCTCGGGGAAGGACCCGAGCAAGGTCGATCGCTCGGCCTCCTACATGGCCCGGTACATCGCGAAGAACGTCGTCGCCTCGGGGGTCGCGGATCGCTGCGAGGTGCAGATCGCTTACGCCATCGGCGTGGCCGATCCGGTCTCGCTGATGATCGACACGTACGGCACCGCGAAGGTCGCCGAGGAGAAGATCGAGGTCGCGGTACGGAAGGTCTTCCCCCTGCGCCCGCGGGACATCATCAAGCACCTCCAGTTGCTCCGGCCGATCTATCGCAAGACCGCGGCCTTCGGGCATTTCGGGCGGACCGAGCCGGAGTTCACCTGGGAGAAGACGGACCTCGCGTCGGCCCTGAAGAAGGAGGCCTCGGCGTGA